From the Ctenopharyngodon idella isolate HZGC_01 chromosome 3, HZGC01, whole genome shotgun sequence genome, one window contains:
- the galr2b gene encoding galanin receptor 2b: MSDHEDLTKAMGHWNSSESYQLNPASVIVSVVFSLIFLLGTIGNSLVLAVLLRSGQVGYNTTNLFILNLSVADFFFIIFCVPFQATIYSLEGWVFGSFMCKVVHFFINLTMYASSFTLAAVSVDRYLAIRYPLRSRELRTPCNAIVAMVVIWGLSLVFAGPYLSYYDLIDFENSNVCVPGWEEHNRKVLDTCTFIFGYVIPVLIVSLSYTRTIKYLWTAVDPLDGMSESKRAKRKVTKMIIIVTVLFCICWLPYHVVILCYLYGDFPFNQTTYAFRLLSHCMAYANSCLNPIVYALVSKHFRKGFKKVFSCILSKKGRNKVHVVHVANTVPGFEAGSTEVSQMNEENARQNESEMVNRPLAEPQDTTMTITLPFQNQP, from the exons ATGTCAGATCACGAGGACCTGACTAAAGCCATGGGCCACTGGAACTCCTCCGAGAGCTACCAGCTCAACCCGGCCAGTGTCATTGTGTCTGTGGTCTTCTCGCTCATCTTCCTCTTAGGGACCATTGGGAACAGTCTGGTACTGGCTGTGCTCCTCAGAAGTGGACAGGTTGGGTACAACACCACCAATCTGTTCATCCTCAACCTCAGTGTAGCCGATttcttcttcatcatcttcTGTGTGCCTTTCCAAGCAACCATCTACTCTCTGGAGGGTTGGGTTTTCGGGTCCTTCATGTGCAAGGTGGTTCACTTCTTCATCAACCTCACCATGTATGCTAGCAGTTTCACTTTGGCGGCGGTGTCTGTGGACAG GTATCTAGCCATCCGTTACCCATTGCGCTCCAGAGAACTGAGAACACCGTGTAATGCCATAGTCGCAATGGTGGTCATCTGGGGCCTGTCGCTTGTGTTCGCCGGGCCTTATTTGAGTTACTACGACCTCATCGATTTCGAGAACAGCAATGTGTGCGTACCTGGGTGGGAGGAGCATAACCGTAAGGTCCTGGACACATGCACCTTCATTTTTGGCTATGTTATTCCTGTGCTCATCGTGAGCCTTTCCTACACACGCACCATCAAGTACCTCTGGACAGCGGTCGACCCCCTCGATGGGATGTCGGAGTCGAAACGAGCCAAGCGCAAGGTCACCAAGATGATCATCATAGTCACAGTGCTCTTTTGCATCTGCTGGCTACCGTACCACGTGGTCATTTTGTGCTACCTCTATGGAGACTTTCCCTTCAATCAGACCACGTACGCCTTCAGGCTGCTGTCCCACTGCATGGCCTACGCCAACTCCTGCCTCAACCCTATCGTTTACGCCCTGGTGTCCAAACACTTTCGCAAAGGCTTCAAGAAAGTTTTCAGCTGCATCCTTAGCAAAAAGGGACGAAATAAGGTGCATGTGGTCCATGTGGCCAACACTGTCCCTGGCTTCGAAGCGGGCTCCACTGAAGTGTCTCAAATGAATGAAGAGAACGCCAGACAGAACGAGAGCGAGATGGTCAACCGCCCACTCGCAGAGCCGCAGGACACCACTATGACTATAACATTACCCTTCCAGAATCAGccatga